Part of the Paenibacillus sp. YPG26 genome, TGATTGATATCTATAACGAATTGACCAAGAATCCTGTTGTGCTGATCAATTCAGCGCGGTAAATAAATAACGTCTCTGAGCTTGTCTTAAGCCCGGGGGCGTTATTTTTGTGCCCAACCATTTCCGTGCCCATTCATAAACCCGAATTTCTATAGATTGTTAGCCAGCTGGATATCCTATTCTTACACCTTGTTGCAAAATGAAAAAGGAAATGATATATTAGTTGAGCTATCAATCATTGATGCGTCAATCATTGAGGCATCCAGGATTTGATTAAGCAATGGCTGTCCCCATTGTTCATGTCCAGATTCACCCAGGAGGTCTAGTCATGACATGTATTCATTCCAAAGAAGAACAGATCATTAATCTGCTGAACGCACTTGGCAACAAAATCAGTCCCAAATTCGAACGCTGTACGGGAATCAGCTCCTCCCGCTTCGAGATTCTGCATCAGCTGGATCGGATTCCCGAGATTAACCAGTCTATGCTGCAGAAGGCCATTAATATTGATAGTGCCGCCATTACCCGCCATTTGAAGCAGCTTGAAGCCGATGGCTTGGTGAGCAGACGCAAGAATCCGGAAGATAACCGCGTTACATTTGTACAGCTTACAGATGAAGGCCGGAAGCATATTGAAGGCTACAAGGTTGAGAAGCTGAGCTTCATTCATCAGATATTTAAGGATTTCAGCGAGGATGAAATTGACTCGCTGGCGAGTCTGCTGGAACGCATGCAGAACAATTACTTTTGAACCCATAGATAGAGGAGAGAATCATCATGAGTACAGTCCACAGAACAAATGATTTCAACGAAATTACTTTTGGCCGCCGTTCGGTCAAAGCTTATGATCCGGAACTCAAGATCAGCCGCGAGGAAATGACCGAGATCCTGGCTGAAGCTTCCCGCGCCCCATCTTCAGTGAACATGCAGCCTTGGCGGTTCCTGGTTGTTGACAGCGCAGAAGGCAAAGAAAAACTGGCCCCGCTCGCCAAATTCAACCAGACCCAAGTATTAACCTCTTCCGCCGTGATTGCCGTGTTCATCGACATGAACAATGGTGAGTATATGGATGAAATCTTCGGGAAAGCCGTAGAACTGGGCTATATGCCGCAAGAAATCAAAGAAATGCAAATGAATGCCTTCAGACCTTACTATGAGACCATCTCCAGAGCCGATCTTCGTGATGTGAACCTGATTGACGCAGGACTAGTCTCCATGCAGCTGATGCTGGTGGCGCGTGCGCACGGTTATGACACGAACCCAATCGGAGGTTAT contains:
- a CDS encoding MarR family transcriptional regulator, with translation MTCIHSKEEQIINLLNALGNKISPKFERCTGISSSRFEILHQLDRIPEINQSMLQKAINIDSAAITRHLKQLEADGLVSRRKNPEDNRVTFVQLTDEGRKHIEGYKVEKLSFIHQIFKDFSEDEIDSLASLLERMQNNYF
- a CDS encoding nitroreductase family protein; its protein translation is MSTVHRTNDFNEITFGRRSVKAYDPELKISREEMTEILAEASRAPSSVNMQPWRFLVVDSAEGKEKLAPLAKFNQTQVLTSSAVIAVFIDMNNGEYMDEIFGKAVELGYMPQEIKEMQMNAFRPYYETISRADLRDVNLIDAGLVSMQLMLVARAHGYDTNPIGGYEKDQIAEAFGMDKERYQPVMLISIGKAAKEGHPSYRLPVETITTWA